One Rhodoferax ferrireducens T118 DNA segment encodes these proteins:
- a CDS encoding methyl-accepting chemotaxis protein yields MFKQFFKSMSLARRLSLGFTSILVLLLAVALTSAYAIRLLGQHVQHIVEVGNRKTELENKLMGSISDLAIRSRSVVLFTGKQLAIEIQSVKEAELSFLSIEKELIALLAGGNATEQERQLMADISLAAKQVLPETEGVVKQAMDADNVSAVMSLMKRVLPPEVVLRRKVSELIELQRKQTEIANGEVVSLQKKAMLVESGLVLLALLLGGLIAWRITVSVTGPIGRAVVVAERIAMGDLSSQIEVRIFDETGRLLQAIASMQNKLKTLVGGIRRAADSIELASSEAACGNLDLSHRTEQAASSLQETAHSMEHLTGIVMQSAESAKQANQLASSAANVAARGGSLVSEVVSTMDEINISSNKISDIITVIDGIAFQTNILALNAAVEAARAGEQGRGFAVVASEVRTLAGRSAQAAKEIKSLIGASVERVERGTRLVADAGRTMTEIVTSVQRVTDTLGEITAAATEQSQGIRRINTAIASLDRMTQQNAALVEEGTAAAESLKDQAAQLSVAVNTFKLDRLGDVAAPEIYRVSSGTAVKRLARDPAGHELQMA; encoded by the coding sequence CTGGAGAATAAGCTGATGGGCAGCATCAGCGACCTGGCGATTCGCAGCCGTTCAGTGGTCTTGTTCACGGGCAAGCAGCTGGCTATTGAAATACAGTCCGTCAAAGAAGCAGAACTGTCTTTCCTCAGCATCGAAAAAGAGTTGATCGCCCTGCTTGCGGGCGGCAATGCCACGGAGCAAGAGCGTCAACTGATGGCTGATATTTCTCTGGCTGCCAAACAAGTACTTCCAGAAACCGAGGGAGTGGTAAAGCAGGCGATGGACGCTGACAACGTGTCTGCGGTGATGTCGCTGATGAAACGGGTTCTTCCCCCGGAAGTCGTCTTGCGGAGAAAAGTAAGTGAACTTATCGAGCTGCAACGCAAGCAAACAGAAATTGCCAACGGCGAGGTGGTTTCGCTGCAAAAGAAGGCCATGCTTGTTGAGAGCGGATTGGTGCTGCTGGCCTTGCTGCTGGGCGGCCTGATTGCATGGCGCATCACTGTCAGTGTGACGGGGCCGATAGGTCGCGCGGTGGTGGTTGCCGAGCGCATTGCGATGGGTGATCTGTCGTCGCAGATTGAAGTCCGGATTTTTGACGAAACAGGCCGTCTTCTGCAGGCGATTGCCTCCATGCAGAATAAGTTGAAGACTTTGGTGGGCGGCATTCGACGTGCCGCCGACTCTATTGAGTTGGCGAGCAGCGAAGCAGCCTGCGGCAATCTGGATTTGAGCCATCGTACCGAGCAGGCGGCATCGAGTTTGCAGGAGACAGCGCATTCGATGGAGCATCTCACCGGTATCGTGATGCAAAGCGCTGAGTCTGCCAAGCAGGCCAACCAGCTTGCTTCGTCGGCCGCCAATGTGGCGGCGCGCGGTGGCTCACTGGTGTCTGAGGTCGTGAGTACCATGGATGAAATCAACATCAGTTCCAACAAGATTTCTGACATCATCACCGTGATTGATGGCATTGCCTTTCAGACCAACATACTGGCCCTGAATGCCGCCGTCGAAGCCGCGAGGGCTGGCGAACAGGGGCGAGGTTTCGCCGTGGTGGCATCCGAAGTGCGTACCTTGGCGGGTCGTTCGGCCCAAGCGGCCAAGGAAATCAAGAGTCTTATTGGTGCAAGCGTTGAACGGGTGGAGCGTGGCACAAGGCTGGTGGCTGATGCGGGTCGGACGATGACGGAAATCGTGACTTCAGTGCAACGTGTGACGGACACTCTCGGTGAGATTACCGCTGCAGCAACCGAACAAAGCCAGGGTATCAGGCGGATCAATACCGCGATTGCGTCGCTCGATCGCATGACGCAACAAAACGCTGCATTGGTAGAGGAAGGAACGGCTGCGGCAGAAAGCTTGAAGGATCAGGCGGCGCAGCTTTCTGTTGCCGTCAACACCTTTAAATTGGACCGGCTGGGCGACGTTGCGGCACCTGAGATCTACCGTGTCTCGAGCGGCACCGCTGTCAAAAGACTGGCAAGAGACCCTGCCGGGCATGAATTGCAAATGGCTTGA
- a CDS encoding porin: MKKTLIALAVLAASGAAMAQSTVTLYGIADVVGRYSTTDLGKGAGSLAKSEIVSGGINTSRWGLKGSEELGGGLKANFKLEEGFAMDTGAGQTKDFASAPQAFSRESWVGFSGGFGEVKLGKTWTPFDDVIGTSDGMFNAVGMSPMRLAFASENYRDTISNTIYYATPNFSGFAAAASYSAREGDPKRARVEAFNVTYGSGPVAVQFAYQQEHLELATAGGIAGTTANNGTYAVLGGSYDFGIAKAKANYAKVTNKAWGGGSGENIDGNNTKEWQIGVDVPMGTALTLSASYAKSDDNNATGANRTQKRDGFGVAGKYVLSKRTFLYGGFSLNTASQVVTGSTTGDWKKNIVELGMNHKF, from the coding sequence ATGAAAAAAACTTTGATCGCCTTGGCCGTTCTCGCCGCATCCGGCGCCGCCATGGCCCAATCAACAGTCACTTTGTATGGCATTGCCGATGTCGTTGGCAGGTACAGCACCACCGACCTAGGCAAAGGTGCCGGTTCGCTCGCCAAATCCGAGATCGTAAGCGGTGGTATCAATACATCGCGCTGGGGTCTGAAGGGCTCTGAAGAGCTGGGCGGCGGCTTGAAAGCCAACTTCAAGTTGGAAGAAGGCTTTGCCATGGATACCGGTGCAGGTCAGACCAAAGACTTCGCGAGCGCTCCCCAGGCCTTTTCTCGTGAGTCCTGGGTGGGATTCTCCGGTGGCTTTGGTGAAGTCAAACTGGGCAAGACCTGGACGCCGTTTGACGACGTGATTGGCACGTCTGACGGCATGTTTAATGCGGTAGGAATGTCTCCCATGCGCCTCGCATTCGCATCAGAAAACTACCGCGACACGATCAGCAACACCATTTATTACGCAACCCCCAACTTCAGTGGTTTTGCGGCTGCAGCAAGCTACAGCGCGAGGGAAGGTGACCCCAAACGCGCACGGGTTGAAGCGTTCAACGTGACCTATGGATCGGGTCCGGTGGCCGTGCAATTCGCGTACCAGCAAGAGCACCTGGAGCTGGCAACAGCCGGTGGCATAGCAGGTACCACAGCAAACAATGGTACCTATGCGGTTCTGGGTGGCTCTTATGACTTTGGCATCGCCAAGGCCAAGGCCAACTATGCCAAGGTCACCAATAAGGCTTGGGGCGGCGGCTCAGGCGAAAATATTGACGGCAACAACACCAAAGAGTGGCAAATCGGCGTAGACGTTCCGATGGGCACCGCGCTGACCCTGTCGGCAAGCTATGCCAAGTCTGATGACAATAACGCCACAGGGGCTAATCGCACGCAAAAGCGCGATGGTTTTGGCGTGGCTGGCAAGTATGTGCTTTCCAAACGCACCTTCCTTTACGGCGGCTTCAGCCTCAATACAGCGTCACAAGTGGTGACTGGCTCGACGACCGGCGACTGGAAGAAAAATATTGTCGAATTGGGCATGAACCACAAGTTCTGA
- a CDS encoding ABC transporter substrate-binding protein produces MQTAHTPSQLFKALALAAAVIASSTAIAADKVTIMVGGYEKHIYLPAKLAEGLGYFKAEGLDVELLNEGAGVDAENEMLAGAVQGVVGFYDHCVDLQTKGKYVESVVQFSQAPGEVELVSTKHPEIKSMADLRGKSLGVTGLGSSTNFLSQYLMVKAGVPLGEFTSIPVGAGTTFIAAMTQDKIQAGMTTEPTISRLLKTGEARVLVDMRSIEKTKQALGGTYPAASLYMPTDWVEKNKPTVQKLANAFVKTLKYINTHSAAEIADKMPKDFYVGDKEGYVKALADGKSMFTADGVMPAGGPETVLAVLSGFSKNVKGKTVDLSKTFTTEFVKNAK; encoded by the coding sequence ATGCAAACAGCCCATACCCCATCCCAACTTTTCAAAGCATTGGCACTCGCAGCTGCGGTAATTGCGTCCTCGACTGCCATCGCAGCGGACAAGGTGACCATCATGGTCGGTGGCTATGAAAAGCACATCTATTTGCCGGCCAAACTGGCTGAAGGCTTGGGTTATTTCAAGGCCGAAGGGCTGGACGTCGAGCTGCTGAACGAAGGCGCTGGCGTAGATGCCGAAAACGAAATGCTGGCCGGTGCTGTGCAAGGTGTCGTGGGCTTCTACGACCATTGCGTCGATTTGCAGACCAAAGGCAAATATGTTGAATCCGTGGTGCAGTTCAGCCAGGCCCCAGGTGAAGTTGAACTGGTGTCCACCAAGCACCCTGAAATCAAATCCATGGCCGACCTGCGCGGCAAAAGCCTGGGCGTCACCGGCTTGGGCTCTTCCACCAATTTCCTGTCGCAATACCTGATGGTCAAGGCCGGTGTTCCACTGGGCGAATTCACGTCCATTCCCGTGGGTGCTGGAACGACCTTCATCGCAGCGATGACGCAGGACAAGATTCAGGCCGGCATGACCACCGAGCCCACCATCTCGCGCCTGCTCAAGACCGGCGAGGCACGCGTTCTGGTGGATATGCGATCCATAGAGAAGACCAAACAGGCGCTGGGTGGAACCTACCCTGCGGCCTCGCTGTACATGCCCACCGATTGGGTCGAGAAGAACAAGCCGACGGTCCAGAAGCTGGCCAACGCGTTTGTCAAGACACTGAAATACATCAACACGCACAGCGCTGCCGAGATTGCCGACAAGATGCCCAAGGATTTCTATGTGGGTGATAAGGAGGGCTATGTCAAAGCTTTGGCGGACGGCAAGAGCATGTTCACGGCGGATGGCGTGATGCCAGCCGGTGGACCTGAGACTGTGCTCGCGGTCCTTTCTGGGTTCTCCAAGAATGTCAAGGGGAAAACGGTGGACTTGTCGAAAACTTTCACCACCGAGTTCGTGAAGAACGCCAAGTAA